Proteins found in one Labrenzia sp. VG12 genomic segment:
- the rbsD gene encoding D-ribose pyranase, with translation MKRTKLLNRHLSKLVASLGHLDEIVVADAGLPVPPNVGVIDLAVSPGVPGFFDVLDALIDEMVVEQAVFADEASPELTTEIEVRLAHWAAEIGKPIEHVRVPHEAFKGRTGKARAVIRTGECTPYANLILVSGIPF, from the coding sequence ATGAAACGCACCAAGCTATTGAACCGGCATCTGAGCAAGCTTGTGGCCTCGCTCGGACATCTGGACGAGATCGTTGTTGCCGATGCCGGACTACCGGTTCCGCCGAATGTCGGTGTCATCGATCTGGCTGTCAGTCCGGGTGTGCCGGGCTTTTTCGATGTCCTTGATGCACTGATTGACGAAATGGTTGTTGAGCAGGCCGTCTTTGCCGATGAGGCCTCGCCGGAGCTCACGACGGAAATCGAGGTTCGCCTGGCGCACTGGGCGGCTGAAATCGGCAAACCCATCGAACATGTCCGGGTTCCGCACGAAGCCTTCAAAGGCCGGACCGGCAAGGCGCGAGCCGTCATCAGGACGGGCGAATGCACGCCTTACGCCAATCTCATTCTGGTTTCGGGCATTCCCTTCTAG
- a CDS encoding GAK system CofD-like protein — protein MSELTITRAVRIPDAFRIERFLSNPKLGPRLLFFSGGSALNGVSQQLKRYTHNSIHLVTPFDSGGSSQGLRLAFDMPAIGDLRSRLMALADETVLGHPDVFRLFTHRYARTADQADLAGELDAMISGSHPLVEAIEQPMRTLIQNQLGTFRAACPKSFDLRGASIGNLILAGGYLNQNQQLEPIIFLVSKLVGVQGTVRAVADDNLHLGAELANGETVIGQHLLTGKEHAPLTSPIKDFFLNQGLKAKDRAEAVFPERNRSLVQSADLICYAPGSFYTSLVANLLPAGVGQAVASRTVPKVYVPSLGPDPETGELTLPDKVHTLLTYLLRDAGSNCPVHKLLNFVIVDESVPEEEAQEIRARGISVVRLNLVSRASAPYYDPVPLCEALVSLT, from the coding sequence GTGAGCGAACTCACCATTACACGCGCGGTGCGCATACCGGATGCGTTCCGGATCGAGCGGTTCCTGTCCAACCCCAAACTGGGGCCAAGGCTGCTGTTCTTCAGTGGCGGTTCAGCCCTCAATGGCGTGTCACAGCAACTGAAACGCTATACGCATAATTCCATTCATCTGGTTACACCTTTCGACAGCGGTGGTAGCTCGCAGGGCCTGCGCCTTGCCTTCGACATGCCGGCCATCGGCGATCTCAGAAGCCGGCTGATGGCGCTGGCCGACGAAACGGTTCTTGGACACCCGGATGTCTTCCGGTTGTTCACGCATCGCTATGCCAGGACGGCGGATCAGGCCGATCTGGCTGGCGAACTGGATGCCATGATTTCCGGGAGCCATCCGCTGGTCGAGGCGATCGAGCAACCGATGCGTACGCTCATTCAGAACCAGCTCGGCACATTCCGGGCTGCCTGTCCGAAGAGTTTCGACCTTCGTGGTGCCAGCATCGGCAATCTGATCCTGGCCGGTGGTTATCTCAATCAGAACCAACAGCTTGAACCGATCATCTTCCTTGTGTCCAAACTGGTTGGCGTGCAGGGAACCGTCCGGGCGGTTGCCGACGACAATCTGCATCTTGGTGCGGAGCTGGCGAATGGTGAGACGGTCATCGGCCAGCATCTGCTGACCGGCAAGGAACATGCGCCGCTGACCTCGCCGATCAAGGACTTCTTTCTCAACCAGGGTCTCAAGGCCAAAGACCGGGCGGAAGCTGTTTTCCCGGAGCGGAACCGGTCACTGGTGCAATCGGCCGATCTGATCTGTTACGCGCCTGGCAGTTTCTATACCAGCCTGGTCGCAAATCTGTTGCCGGCGGGGGTTGGTCAGGCGGTTGCCTCGCGCACGGTGCCGAAGGTCTATGTGCCCAGCCTGGGGCCGGATCCGGAAACGGGCGAGCTGACCCTGCCGGACAAGGTGCACACGTTGCTGACCTATCTGTTGCGGGATGCCGGTTCCAATTGCCCGGTGCACAAGTTGTTGAATTTTGTCATTGTCGACGAAAGTGTTCCGGAAGAGGAAGCACAGGAAATCCGGGCCAGGGGCATCAGCGTCGTGCGGTTGAACCTCGTCAGCCGGGCGTCCGCTCCCTATTATGATCCGGTGCCGCTCTGCGAAGCTCTTGTGTCGCTGACATGA
- a CDS encoding glycerate kinase → MNGTQNDFLRKLFQRAVEVADPMKSLAAFLPEKPSGRVVVIGAGKASARMAEAVEAEWGPCEGLVLTRYGYARPCEGIEIVEAAHPVPDAAGQEATQRLLDYLGSLDEDTFVLALISGGASALLTAPAGNITLAEKQQVNQSLLASGAPIGQMNVVRKHLSRVKGGQLAGAVSPARLLALLLSDVPGDDPAEIGSGPTVGDSTTAADARAIIEQWKIEVPTAVSEVLAAPTGVLRPDDPRLANVTNTIFAAPSQSLEAAGALAEAEGCEIRILGDALEGEAREVAAEHAALALRLQAERPADSKPLVLLSGGELTVTRRGNGVGGPNAEYALALAHALDGAPGIHAIACDTDGVDGAAEVAGAVIGPETPAKARNAGENLQEALGANNAHGFFEKIDDQVVTGPTLTNVNDFRAIWIG, encoded by the coding sequence ATGAACGGCACACAAAACGACTTCTTGAGAAAACTGTTTCAGCGTGCCGTCGAAGTCGCAGATCCGATGAAAAGCCTTGCCGCGTTTCTACCGGAAAAACCGTCCGGCCGTGTGGTCGTGATCGGCGCAGGCAAGGCATCGGCGCGCATGGCAGAAGCGGTCGAAGCCGAATGGGGGCCGTGCGAAGGTCTGGTCCTCACACGCTATGGCTATGCGCGTCCCTGTGAAGGCATCGAGATCGTCGAAGCGGCCCATCCGGTGCCGGATGCCGCCGGCCAGGAGGCGACACAGCGCCTGCTGGATTATCTCGGGTCCCTGGACGAAGACACATTTGTGCTGGCCCTGATCTCCGGCGGTGCGTCTGCCCTGCTGACGGCTCCGGCAGGCAATATCACCCTGGCGGAGAAACAGCAGGTCAACCAGAGCCTGCTTGCTTCCGGTGCGCCGATTGGCCAGATGAATGTTGTTCGCAAACATCTGAGCCGCGTGAAAGGTGGTCAGCTGGCGGGCGCGGTCTCTCCGGCGCGACTGCTTGCCTTGCTCCTGTCTGATGTGCCGGGGGATGATCCGGCCGAAATTGGCTCCGGACCCACTGTAGGCGACAGCACAACAGCGGCAGACGCCAGGGCGATCATCGAGCAATGGAAAATTGAAGTGCCGACTGCCGTGAGCGAGGTTCTGGCCGCACCAACCGGCGTGCTGCGGCCGGACGATCCAAGGCTTGCCAATGTAACGAACACGATTTTCGCAGCGCCCTCCCAGTCGCTGGAGGCGGCCGGGGCACTGGCAGAAGCCGAGGGCTGTGAGATCCGGATACTGGGTGATGCCCTGGAAGGAGAGGCACGGGAGGTGGCTGCGGAGCATGCAGCCCTCGCCCTTCGGCTGCAGGCCGAGCGCCCGGCGGACAGCAAGCCGCTGGTGCTGCTGTCGGGCGGCGAACTGACTGTAACGCGGCGTGGAAACGGGGTCGGTGGGCCCAATGCGGAATATGCGCTGGCGCTCGCGCATGCTCTTGATGGCGCACCCGGTATCCATGCGATTGCCTGTGACACGGATGGCGTCGACGGAGCGGCAGAAGTCGCTGGTGCCGTTATCGGTCCGGAAACGCCCGCCAAGGCCAGGAACGCGGGTGAGAACCTTCAGGAAGCGCTTGGTGCCAACAACGCCCATGGTTTCTTTGAAAAAATCGACGATCAGGTGGTCACAGGACCGACACTAACAAATGTCAATGATTTCCGTGCTATCTGGATCGGATAA
- a CDS encoding DUF427 domain-containing protein, protein MTATALQAFNDAIRNPGNPDHLMVIKDVPRRIRIYHGATLIADSTSALRVLEIGKSFYDPVFYLPEADLKTGLVPVDRSTHCPIKGDASYVAVDGTEIGWVYRTPIPMADRLTAHYAFWPAKVRVVEGE, encoded by the coding sequence ATGACCGCAACGGCTTTGCAGGCTTTCAACGACGCGATCCGAAACCCGGGCAATCCCGATCATCTCATGGTGATCAAGGATGTGCCCCGCCGGATACGGATCTACCACGGCGCAACACTGATTGCGGACAGCACCAGCGCGCTTCGTGTTCTGGAAATCGGCAAATCCTTTTACGATCCGGTCTTCTATCTTCCCGAAGCGGATCTGAAAACCGGCCTGGTGCCGGTCGACCGGTCAACGCACTGCCCGATCAAGGGAGACGCCAGCTATGTTGCCGTTGACGGCACCGAAATCGGCTGGGTCTACCGCACCCCGATCCCGATGGCCGACAGGTTGACTGCGCATTACGCCTTCTGGCCGGCCAAGGTGCGTGTCGTCGAGGGAGAGTGA
- a CDS encoding phosphate acetyltransferase, producing the protein MTLELGNRSELTRSYTVQDMKDFALLAGEDTSVPESVPGPLIGGLFSYLLGVKLPGRGTNYLKQSLEFLAPAPVGEPLTASVTITRLRPEKHLVDLETVCQTSDGTRVCEGRALVYVEDVGKD; encoded by the coding sequence ATGACCCTGGAACTCGGCAATCGTTCGGAACTGACCCGCAGCTATACGGTTCAGGACATGAAGGACTTCGCACTTTTGGCCGGTGAAGACACAAGTGTGCCGGAAAGCGTTCCGGGTCCGCTGATCGGCGGACTGTTCTCCTATCTGCTCGGGGTGAAACTTCCGGGCCGGGGCACGAATTATCTGAAGCAGAGCCTGGAGTTTCTTGCCCCTGCGCCCGTTGGTGAACCGCTGACGGCCTCGGTCACGATCACACGCTTGAGGCCTGAAAAGCATCTTGTTGATCTGGAAACCGTCTGTCAGACCTCGGATGGCACGAGGGTCTGTGAGGGCCGGGCGCTGGTTTATGTCGAGGATGTCGGCAAGGACTGA
- a CDS encoding MaoC/PaaZ C-terminal domain-containing protein — protein MSLTADAPLSATFTWIPRQADFDAFARLSGDDNPIHVDPEFSARTRFGRTVSHGMLLYTRVFAHLKALFPGRTHAVQNLMFPNPSYADEELTFSFLERDDKPGMIDIEIKRSADGAVTLSGSCKLGGAA, from the coding sequence ATGAGCCTCACCGCAGACGCGCCCTTGAGCGCAACATTCACCTGGATCCCGCGACAGGCCGATTTTGATGCCTTTGCAAGACTCTCCGGTGATGACAACCCGATCCATGTCGATCCCGAGTTTTCGGCCAGAACCCGGTTCGGACGGACTGTCTCGCATGGCATGCTGCTCTACACGCGGGTCTTTGCGCATCTGAAGGCGCTTTTTCCCGGCCGGACCCACGCGGTTCAGAACCTGATGTTTCCGAACCCGTCCTATGCCGACGAGGAACTGACCTTTTCCTTTCTCGAAAGGGATGATAAGCCCGGGATGATCGATATCGAGATCAAGCGCAGCGCCGACGGAGCCGTGACCCTTTCCGGAAGCTGCAAGCTTGGAGGCGCGGCATGA
- a CDS encoding AMP-binding protein, translating into MDFVTDMAAKRAELTPDAIAFIDHETGRRFTFCDINTRASRLGNLLLNKGLARGDRVAALCLNHPDFFVLLFAAQKTGILLVPLNWRQPAGELRPILAASGAKLLFHDEAFAETANELADGAGMDLLPLGASADSSSLLDELLEEASPAAIGCGRIKANAPWYLLYTSGTTGLPKAVIQTAGMAYANMINYSQASGLSIGEKGVNFLPLFHTAGINLPTLPIFLNGGSSTVMRKFDPDTVLGLIDSGEVTCFFGVPAIYQALSLSSKIGAARFDAVRSLGCGGAPVPKHLLTEFQGRGVTICNGMGMTETGPTVFLMDKAHAARKIGSVGKPQLLTDVRLIDGDGGIVEGPGEGELQFRGPNITPGYMDNPDATFGTFTVDGWLKSGDIGRRDEDGYYFIVDRIKDMFISGGENVYPAEVEKVLLTHPSVLEAVVIGVPNEKWGEVGAAYLIARPGMEIDTAALPAWCRTHLAPYKIPRSFEVVEDLPRTAAGKVRKNVLKDSFQTEKTPEDA; encoded by the coding sequence ATGGACTTTGTTACCGATATGGCTGCGAAACGCGCCGAGCTGACGCCGGACGCCATCGCCTTTATCGATCATGAAACAGGTCGGCGATTCACGTTTTGCGACATCAATACCCGGGCCAGCCGTCTCGGAAATCTGCTCCTGAACAAGGGGCTCGCCAGGGGCGACCGGGTGGCTGCGCTGTGTCTCAATCATCCCGACTTCTTTGTGCTGCTGTTTGCGGCCCAGAAGACAGGCATTCTGCTGGTGCCGCTCAACTGGCGCCAGCCTGCAGGTGAACTCCGGCCCATCCTGGCAGCCTCTGGCGCAAAGCTGCTGTTCCATGACGAGGCCTTTGCCGAGACAGCAAACGAGCTGGCTGATGGCGCCGGTATGGACCTTCTGCCGCTCGGCGCCTCTGCGGACAGCAGCAGCCTTCTGGATGAGCTGTTGGAGGAGGCCAGTCCGGCGGCGATCGGATGTGGACGCATCAAGGCGAACGCCCCCTGGTATCTGCTCTATACGTCGGGCACCACGGGGCTGCCAAAAGCTGTCATTCAGACGGCCGGAATGGCCTATGCAAACATGATCAACTACAGCCAGGCGAGCGGGCTTTCTATCGGCGAGAAGGGGGTCAATTTTCTGCCGCTGTTCCACACGGCCGGCATCAACCTGCCGACCTTGCCGATTTTTCTGAATGGCGGGTCTTCGACGGTGATGCGCAAGTTCGACCCGGACACCGTTCTCGGCCTGATCGATTCCGGCGAGGTGACCTGTTTCTTCGGCGTGCCCGCCATTTATCAGGCGCTTTCCCTGTCTTCCAAGATCGGTGCCGCCCGCTTTGACGCGGTCAGGTCACTTGGGTGCGGTGGGGCGCCGGTGCCCAAGCACCTTCTGACCGAATTCCAGGGCAGGGGCGTTACCATCTGCAATGGCATGGGCATGACGGAAACCGGACCAACCGTCTTCCTGATGGACAAGGCGCATGCGGCCAGAAAAATCGGTTCTGTCGGTAAACCACAGCTGCTGACGGATGTCAGGCTGATCGATGGTGACGGCGGAATTGTCGAAGGGCCAGGTGAAGGCGAGCTCCAGTTCCGCGGTCCGAATATCACACCGGGTTACATGGACAATCCGGACGCGACCTTTGGCACATTTACGGTCGATGGGTGGTTGAAATCCGGCGATATCGGCCGGCGCGACGAGGACGGCTATTACTTTATCGTCGACCGGATCAAGGACATGTTCATTTCAGGGGGCGAGAACGTTTACCCCGCCGAAGTCGAAAAGGTGTTGCTCACCCACCCGTCGGTGCTTGAGGCGGTGGTGATCGGCGTGCCAAATGAAAAATGGGGCGAGGTCGGTGCCGCCTATCTGATCGCCCGACCGGGCATGGAGATCGATACCGCCGCTCTGCCCGCCTGGTGCCGCACCCATCTTGCGCCCTACAAGATCCCGAGAAGCTTCGAGGTGGTGGAAGATCTGCCTCGGACGGCGGCCGGCAAGGTGCGCAAGAACGTGCTCAAAGACAGTTTTCAGACCGAAAAAACACCGGAGGATGCGTGA
- a CDS encoding enoyl-CoA hydratase/isomerase family protein, whose product MSFVETECRNGAIWLWLSRPDRHNALIPALIFDLRTAIAEAADKDPVALVLSGRGSSFSTGGDLGGFLDHARSQIELRAYADLLVGGLHDAILDLLAFPAPVMAAVNGPVTGGSTGLMLATDLVAIAETAFIQPYYSQVGFGPDGGWTALLPDRIGTSRALAIQYRNTRISAGEAVELGLAAALGPVPDLPATIDSWVEDLGKGYAQTHQVTRQNVWDVSRREEVRRRLDQEKTRFLDLIGRQGTLEGMKDFTRKRA is encoded by the coding sequence ATGAGCTTCGTTGAAACCGAGTGCCGCAATGGCGCCATCTGGCTCTGGCTAAGCCGGCCCGACCGTCACAATGCGTTGATCCCGGCCTTGATTTTCGACCTGCGAACAGCAATTGCCGAGGCTGCGGACAAGGACCCGGTCGCGCTTGTCCTGTCCGGGCGGGGCAGCAGTTTTTCGACCGGCGGCGATCTCGGCGGGTTTCTCGATCATGCCCGTTCGCAGATCGAACTCAGGGCCTATGCCGATCTTCTGGTCGGCGGGCTGCATGATGCCATTCTGGATCTGCTTGCGTTTCCCGCACCGGTCATGGCAGCGGTCAATGGTCCGGTGACGGGCGGGTCGACCGGCCTGATGCTGGCAACCGACTTGGTTGCGATTGCAGAAACTGCTTTCATCCAGCCCTATTACAGCCAGGTCGGGTTCGGGCCGGATGGTGGCTGGACAGCGCTGTTGCCCGACCGGATCGGCACTTCCCGTGCGCTGGCAATCCAGTACCGCAACACCCGGATCAGCGCGGGAGAGGCTGTTGAACTGGGGTTGGCGGCAGCCTTGGGGCCAGTTCCGGACCTGCCGGCAACGATTGACAGTTGGGTGGAAGACCTCGGCAAGGGCTATGCGCAGACCCATCAGGTGACGCGTCAGAATGTCTGGGACGTTTCGCGCCGCGAAGAGGTCCGGCGACGGCTCGACCAGGAAAAAACCAGGTTTCTCGACCTGATCGGCCGGCAAGGCACCCTGGAAGGCATGAAGGACTTCACGAGGAAACGCGCCTGA